One Bacillota bacterium genomic window carries:
- a CDS encoding aldehyde ferredoxin oxidoreductase family protein, translating to MDGGYMGKLLYVDLENHRTEDKPLDDDFLLKWLGGYGIGARLLYDLVPAGADALGPENVLGLITGPLTGTPAIVGSRYEAVGKSPLTGGWGDANSGGDFGPFLKMAGYDGVIVTGRSSSPVYLAIDDGQAEVRDAGELWGLDTHDTEGIIRERMGKDTAVACIGPAGEKKSLIACIINDLGRAAGRSGLGAVMGSKNLKAVAARGRHKIPLADPEKAQELRQFYLPRLAGPLYDTLHNFGTSGVLEGLVAGGDTPVRNWSDAGLEAFPGAAKIGGDAMHELEIKGYGCYRCPIGCGGIVSVSSGPYKVDQTHKPEYETIGAFGTMCGNDNLESIIMANHLCNRFGLDTISTGSTIAFAIDLFEHGIIDRHETDGLELRWGNHEAIVELIGKTARREGFGDVLADGTKRAAEKIGRGAEAYAVQIGGQEVPMHDPRFDPAMGTTYLTDPTPARHTQGSEGLVPPGFDLPERDRRNYAGRGQDHRAMSNLLHVVNSIGCCEFSFWSIDYHSIPAFLTAVTGRDWNIGELLTIGERTETIRQAFDLREGVNPRRWKAPDRVFGRPPLARGPLAGLTVDIDRLVEDYYEAMDWDLETGKPSRERLLALGLEDIADDLHGHPAAMERHQELHPVT from the coding sequence TTGGACGGAGGATACATGGGGAAGCTCCTCTACGTCGATCTGGAGAACCACAGGACTGAGGATAAGCCTCTTGATGACGATTTTCTCTTGAAGTGGCTGGGGGGCTACGGCATCGGGGCCCGACTGTTGTATGACCTGGTCCCGGCGGGAGCCGACGCGCTCGGGCCCGAGAACGTCCTCGGGCTCATCACCGGGCCGCTCACCGGCACCCCGGCCATCGTCGGGTCGCGCTACGAGGCGGTCGGCAAGTCTCCGCTCACCGGGGGATGGGGCGACGCCAACAGCGGCGGCGACTTCGGCCCCTTCCTCAAGATGGCCGGCTACGACGGGGTGATCGTCACCGGACGCTCCTCGAGCCCAGTCTACCTGGCCATCGATGACGGCCAGGCAGAGGTGCGCGACGCCGGCGAGTTGTGGGGACTCGACACCCACGACACGGAGGGGATCATCCGCGAGCGGATGGGCAAGGACACGGCCGTCGCCTGCATCGGACCGGCCGGCGAGAAGAAGTCCTTGATCGCCTGCATCATCAATGACCTCGGGCGGGCCGCCGGACGGTCGGGGCTCGGGGCGGTGATGGGGTCGAAGAACCTCAAGGCGGTGGCCGCCCGCGGCCGGCACAAGATCCCCCTGGCCGACCCGGAGAAGGCCCAGGAACTGCGCCAGTTCTACCTACCGCGGTTGGCCGGGCCGCTTTACGACACTCTTCATAACTTCGGGACCTCGGGTGTCCTCGAGGGGCTGGTCGCCGGCGGGGATACCCCCGTCCGTAACTGGTCCGACGCGGGTCTGGAGGCCTTCCCGGGGGCAGCCAAGATCGGCGGGGACGCCATGCACGAGCTGGAGATCAAGGGCTACGGCTGCTATCGCTGCCCGATCGGCTGCGGCGGCATCGTCTCCGTGTCCTCCGGCCCCTACAAGGTCGACCAGACCCACAAGCCCGAGTATGAGACCATCGGGGCCTTCGGGACCATGTGCGGTAACGACAACCTCGAGTCGATCATCATGGCCAACCACCTCTGCAACCGGTTCGGTCTGGACACCATCTCCACCGGCAGCACCATCGCCTTCGCCATCGACCTCTTCGAGCACGGGATCATCGACCGGCACGAGACCGACGGTCTCGAACTCCGCTGGGGCAACCACGAGGCCATCGTGGAGCTCATCGGGAAGACCGCCCGGCGGGAAGGATTCGGCGACGTCCTGGCCGATGGAACCAAGCGGGCGGCCGAGAAGATCGGCCGTGGCGCCGAGGCTTACGCCGTGCAGATCGGCGGCCAGGAGGTGCCGATGCACGACCCACGCTTCGACCCGGCGATGGGCACCACCTACCTGACCGACCCGACCCCGGCCCGCCATACCCAGGGTTCCGAGGGGCTGGTCCCGCCGGGCTTCGATCTCCCTGAGCGGGACCGGCGCAACTATGCCGGGCGCGGCCAGGACCACCGGGCCATGTCCAACCTCCTTCACGTGGTCAACTCCATCGGCTGCTGCGAGTTCTCCTTCTGGAGCATCGACTATCACTCCATCCCGGCCTTCCTGACCGCCGTCACCGGCCGCGACTGGAACATCGGCGAGTTGCTCACCATCGGCGAGCGGACGGAGACCATCCGCCAGGCCTTCGACCTCCGGGAGGGGGTCAACCCCCGCCGTTGGAAGGCCCCCGATCGCGTCTTCGGCCGGCCGCCGCTGGCCCGCGGGCCGCTGGCCGGGCTGACGGTCGACATCGACCGGCTGGTCGAGGACTACTATGAGGCCATGGACTGGGACCTCGAGACCGGCAAGCCGAGCCGCGAACGGCTGCTCGCCCTGGGCCTCGAAGACATCGCCGACGACCTTCACGGTCACCCGGCGGCGATGGAACGACACCAGGAATTGCACCCGGTCACCTGA